The Coffea arabica cultivar ET-39 chromosome 3c, Coffea Arabica ET-39 HiFi, whole genome shotgun sequence genome contains a region encoding:
- the LOC113735860 gene encoding replication protein A 70 kDa DNA-binding subunit B-like, translating to MVNLLPMRDIVPHMTNWSCDITVQERQQITSSMGTPTRKQKFVFYDSEIYKKYRISNAEVRPIPSKFQTSDLTVQWVISSRTVIDKIPDDDEVMPVKFCYSMFTNLVQYMDDKTKSMVNFLIVSFSELFIDVLGVVISALERKTVTKNSRQSDVQKFVLLNEESQTVLLSLWDNFLANEGEDMLSKLHSYPVIIARRVRVNNYNGVALGTWFDSAILVDPPIQEARELKNWALRNIDLIKEIVGKKAYIKYDPQLSLKSDQKTTWICNITSSQKTIWVKAQVSFKHIFQKYWYMSCKNCCRATAAGHEVVFTCNSCKEKHPAVPRCRFDVDLTDSTGVIPASLFGELAEKLLTFNALEAMQHFNENVELPLEFVHNELSSKTFLLHIKPVQAQLADARQRYTILYYSEIDDATASAQLAMQPKDGSPFPTKESDTIQLGTPGGNSARSKICVRLSDRFDEPQNIEPDEDENAECSSSKKQKLN from the exons ATGGTTAACTTGCTGCCAATGCGAGATATTGTGCCTCATATGACAAATTGGAGCTGCGACATCACTGTTCAAGAAAGGCAGCAGATTACAAGCTCAATGGGCACACCAACAAGAAAGCAAAAGTTTGTTTTCTACGATTCAGAA ATTTATAAAAAGTATAGAATCTCCAATGCTGAAGTCAGGCCTATACCATCAAAGTTCCAGACATCTGACCTTACAGTTCAATGGGTGATCAGTAGCAGGACTGTCATTGACAAAATTCCAGATGATGATGAAGTCATGCCTGTGAAATTCTGCTATTCAATGTTTACTAATTTAGTTCAGTACATGGATGACAAAACTAAATCAATGG TCAACTTTTTAATAGTCAGCTTCTCTGAGTTATTCATAGATGTGCTGGGAGTAGTGATCAGTGCACTTGAGAGGAAAACAGTTACTAAAAACTCAAGGCAATCAGATGTTCAAAAGTTTGTTCTGCTTAATGAAGA ATCACAGACAGTCCTGTTGTCTTTATGGGATAACTTTCTAGCTAATGAGGGAGAGGACATGCTATCTAAGCTTCACAGCTATCCTGTGATAATTGCTCGCAGAGTCAGAGTGAATAACTATAATG GAGTCGCACTTGGAACTTGGTTTGATTCAGCAATTCTTGTTGATCCGCCTATACAAGAAGCAAGAGAGCTCAAGAACTG GGCTTTAAGGAACATTGACCTGATTAAAGAAATTGTTGGAAAAAAGGCCTATATTAAATATGATCCACAGCTGTCATTGAAATCAGACCAAAAAACAACTTGGATTTGTAACATAACTTCATCACAGAAG ACTATATGGGTGAAGGCGCAGGTCTCTTTCAAACACATCTTCCAAAAATATTGGTACATGAGCTGTAAAAACTGTTGCCGAGCTACAGCTGCAGGCCATGAAGTTGTGTTTACATGTAACTCGTGCAAAGAGAAACATCCTGCAGTTCCTAG ATGCCGCTTTGATGTTGATTTAACTGATAGCACTGGTGTGATACCAGCTTCATTGTTTGGCGAATTGGCAGAAAAGCTATTGACATTTAATGCGCTGGAAGCAATGCAGCATTTTAATGAG AATGTTGAACTGCCGCTAGAGTTTGTCCATAATGAGCTCAGCTCAAAAACCTTTCTGCTACACATCAAACCTGTGCAAGCACAGCTCGCCGATGCAAGACAGCGTTACACGATTTTATACTACTCTGAAATTGATGATGCTACCGCTTCTGCCCAGTTAGCAATGCAACCAAAAGATGGCTCTCCTTTTCCTACCAAAGAATCTGACACCATACAGTTGGGAACTCCAG GAGGAAATAGTGCTCGTTCAAAGATTTGTGTTCGACTTTCTGATAGGTTTGATGAGCCTCAAAACATTGAACCAGATGAGGATGAAAATGCAGAGTGCAGCTCTAGCAAGAAGCAAAAACTAAACTAG
- the LOC113735861 gene encoding uncharacterized protein, with translation MGKSLAQFHFVSDEFTSSYAKSLTKEIESEKSLIVEPEDLLLSHKLNPQQKHAYDLILRACFSLQGQAFFVDGPGGTGKTFLYRSLLATLRSQNHVAIAVATSGIAASILPGGRTAHSRFKIPLDFSKTKTCQLSKQSSISKLLSESTLILWDEASMAKRETIEAFDELLKDLMDSDLPFGGKVVVFGGDFRQTLPIIEQATKEVLIESTFPVSPLWSQLHKIRLTENMRAMFDPGFSQFLLRVGEGREPVDDQGEITLSPDIVIPYVDKEVSLNRLIESVFPDLNLYTHDPCNLINRCILAPKNSSVDELNEMMIKRFPGNLQTYISSDKTVDQRHQSDYEDFLNSQNPKGLPSHKLLLKKNCPLMLLRNLNPAEGLCNGTRLICRDLGQHTISAEIVFGHHRGKTVFIPKIPLRSPDSDKNGIPFIRTQFPVRLCFALTINKSQGQTLDYVGIYLREPVFSHGQLYVALSRARTAAKVKILLVPGTFGGTKIDCKTRNVVFHEIFKLAQE, from the exons ATGGGCAAAAGCCTTGCTCAATTTCACTTTGTCTCTGATGAATTTACCTCCAGCTATGCTAAAAGCCTAACAAAAGAGATTGAGAGTGAAAAAAGCTTAATCGTAGAACCTGAGGATCTATTGTTGTCTCACAAGCTGAACCCTCAGCAAAAACATGCCTATGATCTGATTCTAAGAGCATGCTTTTCCTTACAAGGACAAGCTTTTTTTGTTGATGGCCCCGGCGGGACGGGTAAAACTTTTTTGTATCGATCGCTCCTCGCCACCCTGCGCTCACAGAACCACGTTGCAATTGCAGTGGCAACATCTGGAATTGCAGCATCAATCCTTCCCGGAGGAAGGACAGCTCACTCGAGATTCAAGATACCGCTTGATTTCTCGAAAACTAAGACTTGTCAACTTAGCAAACAGAGCTCGATTTCAAAACTCCTGAGTGAATCTACGCTTATTTTGTGGGATGAAGCTTCCATGGCTAAACGGGAAACGATTGAAGCATTTGACGAATTGCTAAAagatttaatggattcagatttgcCTTTTGGAGGAAAGGTAGTTGTTTTCGGTGGCGATTTCCGGCAAACACTGCCGATCATTGAGCAAGCAACTAAGGAAGTTCTCATAGAATCGACCTTTCCCGTTTCTCCCCTGTGGTCTCAACTACACAAAATCAGGCTCACAGAAAACATGCGAGCTATGTTTGATCCAGGCTTTTCTCAATTCCTTTTAAGGGTGGGAGAGGGGAGAGAACCTGTCGACGATCAGGGCGAGATAACTTTATCCCCAGATATAGTTATTCCTTATGTAGATAAAGAGGTGTCTTTGAACAG GTTAATAGAAAGTGTTTTTCCAGATCTTAACCTCTATACCCACGATCCTTGTAACCTGATAAATAGGTGCATCCTTGCTCCTAAAAATAGCTCTGTCGACGAGCTCAATGAAATGATGATTAAGAGGTTTCCTGGAAACCTTCAGACTTACATTAGCTCAGACAAGACTGTTGATCAGCGGCACCAAAGTGATTACGAGGACTTCCTAAATTCGCAAAATCCTAAAGGTCTCCCTTCTCATAAGTTGCTGTTGAAGAAAAACTGTCCACTAATGCTTCTAAGAAATTTAAACCCAGCTGAAGGTCTATGCAATGGAACACGGTTGATATGCAGAGATCTTGGACAGCACACAATTTCTGCCGAGATTGTTTTTGGCCATCACCGAGGAAAAACAGTTTTTATTCCAAAGATACCTCTTCGATCGCCTGACAGCGACAAAAATGGAATTCCATTCATACGAACACAGTTTCCTGTCCGCCTTTGCTTCGCCTTGACCATCAATAAATCGCAGGGTCAGACCCTTGACTACGTCGGAATCTATTTACGGGAGCCAGTTTTTTCTCATGGACAGTTGTATGTTGCTCTGTCCAGAGCTAGAACTGCAGCTAAAGTCAAAATTCTTCTTGTTCCTGGAACATTTGGAGGCACAAAAATAGATTGCAAGACTCGGAATGTTGTCTTTCATGAAATTTTTAAATTAGCTCAGGAATAG
- the LOC140037925 gene encoding uncharacterized protein, which yields MRDGTCKNRYPKNFCPQRTHGEDTYPYYRRRDDGKSIRVRRFTLDNRWVVPYNPYLLALFDCHINVEICSTLKLVKYLYKYVFKGHDLVSFKIISCESVSDVDEIRDFQKGRWVSPPEAFWRIYEFKLSEMTPAVYTLQVHLPDQQFVSFNKNSDLLQLLSKVDFSKTMLTQFFHMNRTNQRAQALKCFYRDFPEYFVWSPKYKEWTERKRRKVIGRMVTVSPKEGERYYLRLLLTHVAGPTSFEALLSVNGQRSASFRESALALGLLQSDAYIEDTLQEAVAFQMPSSLRLLFATLLVYCSPTNPKSLWENFELDLSADYHHRQ from the coding sequence ATGAGAGATGGAACCTGCAAAAATCGCTATCCAAAGAACTTTTGTCCTCAAAGAACCCATGGTGAGGATACTTATCCATATTACAGAAGGAGAGACGACGGCAAGAGTATCAGAGTTCGCAGATTTACTCTTGACAATCGGTGGGTTGTGCCTTATAACCCTTACCTACTTGCTTTATTTGATTGCCACATCAATGTCGAAATCTGTTCAACTCTTAAACTCGTGAAATACTTGTATAAGTATGTTTTCAAAGGACATGATCTGGTGAGCTTTAAGATTATTTCTTGTGAATCAGTCAGTGATGTTGATGAAATAAGAGACTTTCAGAAAGGTAGATGGGTTTCACCTCCAGAAGCTTTTTGGCGCATTTATGAATTCAAACTCAGTGAAATGACTCCAGCAGTTTACACTCTTCAAGTTCACCTTCCAgaccagcaatttgtttccttCAACAAGAATTCTGACCTGTTGCAATTACTGAGCAAAGTTGATTTTTCTAAAACAATGTTAACTCAGTTTTTTCACATGAACAGAACAAATCAAAGAGCGCAGGCCCTGAAATGCTTCTATAGAGATTTCCCTGAATATTTTGTCTGGTCTCCTAAATATAAAGAGTGGACTGAACGAAAACGTAGAAAAGTCATTGGCCGGATGGTGACTGTTAGTCCGAAAGAAGGAGAGAGGTATTATTTGAGGTTGCTTTTGACCCACGTTGCTGGACCGACGTCTTTTGAAGCCCTTTTGTCTGTTAACGGACAAAGATCAGCTTCGTTTAGAGAGTCCGCTTTAGCTCTCGGCCTTCTGCAGTCTGATGCGTACATAGAGGACACGCTTCAGGAAGCAGTGGCGTTTCAAATGCCATCCTCATTGCGTCTGCTGTTTGCCACTCTCCTTGTGTACTGTTCTCCGACAAATCCTAAGTCGCTTTGGGAGAACTTTGAACTTGACCTTTCTGCCGACTACCATCACCGACAGTAG